One segment of Ziziphus jujuba cultivar Dongzao chromosome 12, ASM3175591v1 DNA contains the following:
- the LOC107429004 gene encoding F-box/kelch-repeat protein SKIP11, with translation MLENRSCLVLSLFSSTCQPESKCAYMTYSRRLEVDDGNGKRPLESDGDDEQPQRKSLKLLDSCERVETTQASREQSYNQSHAGDSSESESAISRMGPDNLISCLIRCSRSDYGSIASLNRSFRSLVRTGELYKLRRKNGVVEHWVYFSCHLLEWEAFDPFRQRWMRLPRMTTNECFMCSDKESLAVGTELLVFGKLEMSFVIYRYSILTNSWSSGMKMNAPRCLFGSASLGEIAILAGGCDSQGNILRSAELYNSETQTWETLPNMNKPRKMCSGVFMDGKFYVIGGIGGSESKVLTCGEEYDLKARTWTEIPNMSPGRSAAANAGMPATAEAPPLVAVVNNELYAADYAEMSVRKYDKKEKKWNKVGDLPARAGSMNGWGLAFRACGNQLIVIGGPRSQAEGFIELNAWAPGEGPPEWKLLGRKQSPNFVYNCAVMGC, from the coding sequence ATGTTGGAGAATCGGTCCTGTCTGGTTTTGAGTTTGTTTTCGAGCACCTGCCAGCCAGAAAGCAAGTGTGCTTACATGACTTATAGTCGTCGGCTTGAAGTTGATGATGGAAATGGCAAACGTCCATTAGAAtctgatggtgatgatgaacAGCCTCAAAGGAAGTCATTAAAGCTATTGGATTCTTGTGAGAGAGTTGAAACAACTCAAGCTTCGCGTGAGCAATCCTATAACCAGAGTCATGCTGGCGATTCTTCGGAGTCCGAGTCCGCTATCAGTCGCATGGGTCCTGACAACTTGATAAGCTGCCTAATTCGTTGTTCGAGGTCTGATTATGGTTCCATTGCTTCATTGAACAGGAGTTTTCGTTCATTAGTCAGAACCGGAGAGCTATATAAACTGAGGAGGAAGAACGGTGTTGTTGAGCATTGGGTTTACTTCTCTTGCCACCTCCTTGAATGGGAAGCCTTTGATCCCTTTCGTCAAAGGTGGATGCGGTTGCCGAGGATGACTACTAATGAATGCTTCATGTGTTCAGATAAGGAATCATTGGCTGTGGGCACGGAGCTTCTTGTATTTGGTAAGCTGGAGATGTCCTTTgtcatatatagatatagtatTTTGACAAACTCTTGGTCTTCTGGTATGAAGATGAATGCTCCAAGATGCTTGTTTGGGTCTGCCAGCCTTGGAGAAATAGCAATTTTGGCAGGAGGTTGTGATTCACAGGGAAATATATTGAGGTCTGCAGAGCTATATAACTCCGAGACCCAAACTTGGGAGACACTCCCAAACATGAATAAACCACGGAAAATGTGTTCGGGGGTTTTCATGGATGGGAAATTTTATGTAATAGGAGGAATTGGGGGTAGTGAATCGAAGGTTCTTACATGCGGAGAAGAGTATGATTTGAAAGCCAGAACATGGACAGAAATCCCTAACATGTCCCCTGGCCGGAGTGCTGCTGCCAATGCTGGGATGCCTGCAACGGCTGAGGCACCACCTCTGGTTGCAGTGGTAAATAATGAGTTGTATGCAGCCGATTATGCAGAGATGTCAGTGAGGAAATacgataaaaaggaaaagaagtggAATAAAGTGGGGGATTTGCCTGCTCGAGCGGGATCAATGAATGGTTGGGGCCTTGCCTTTAGGGCATGTGGAAATCAGCTTATTGTCATTGGTGGACCTAGGTCTCAGGCTGAAGGTTTCATTGAACTCAATGCATGGGCGCCAGGTGAAGGTCCTCCAGAGTGGAAATTGCTTGGAAGAAAGCAATCGCCCAACTTTGTCTATAATTGTGCTGTGATGGGATGCTGA